The Gadus macrocephalus mitochondrion, complete genome genome contains a region encoding:
- the ND6 gene encoding NADH dehydrogenase subunit 6 — protein MAYIMLTLLIGMVLGVISVASNPSPYFAALGLVLVAGVGCVVLMGHGGSFLSLVLFLIYLGGMLVVFAYCAALAAEPYPEAWGEWSVLGSVLGYLLLVVGAGSWFWGGWYEGMWVPVDELIEFSVVAADSGGVALMYSLGGGLLVVSAWVLLLTLLVVLELTRGLARGALRAV, from the coding sequence ATGGCGTATATTATATTGACTCTTTTAATTGGGATAGTTCTTGGTGTTATTTCAGTAGCCTCAAACCCCTCCCCGTATTTCGCTGCTTTAGGACTAGTCTTAGTAGCAGGCGTGGGATGTGTGGTGTTAATAGGGCACGGAGGGTCTTTCTTGTCCCTTGTGCTTTTCTTAATTTATCTTGGGGGCATGCTTGTTGTATTTGCTTATTGTGCAGCCTTGGCTGCGGAGCCTTATCCTGAAGCTTGAGGGGAGTGATCGGTATTAGGGTCTGTGTTAGGTTATTTATTATTAGTTGTAGGTGCAGGTTCCTGATTTTGGGGAGGATGATATGAGGGGATATGAGTACCTGTAGATGAGTTAATTGAATTTTCTGTTGTAGCTGCAGATTCGGGTGGTGTGGCTTTAATATATTCTTTAGGTGGAGGACTACTTGTAGTAAGCGCCTGAGTTCTCTTATTAACACTTTTAGTAGTGTTAGAATTAACTCGGGGCCTGGCTCGGGGAGCGTTGCGTGCCGTTAGG
- the CYTB gene encoding cytochrome b (TAA stop codon is completed by the addition of 3' A residues to the mRNA), which produces MASLRKTHPILKIANSALVDLPAPSNISVWWNFGSLLGLCLITQLLTGLFLAMHYTSDIETAFSSVVHICRDVNYGWLIRNMHANGASFFFICLYMHIARGLYYGSYLFVETWNIGVVLFLLVMMTSFVGYVLPWGQMSFWGATVITNLMSTVPYVGDALVQWIWGGFSVDNATLTRFFAFHFLFPFVVAAFTMLHLLFLHETGSNNPTGINSNADKIPFHPYFTYKDLLGFAVMLLGLTALALFAPNLLGDPDNFTPANPIVTPPHVKPEWYFLFAYAILRSIPNKLGGVLALLFSILVLMVVPFLHTSKQRGLTFRPLTQMLFWVLVADMLVLTWIGGVPVEHPFIIIGQVASVLYFSLFLVLFPLAGMTENKALEWN; this is translated from the coding sequence ATGGCCAGCCTTCGGAAAACCCATCCAATCCTAAAAATTGCTAATAGCGCATTAGTTGATCTCCCCGCCCCCTCCAATATTTCAGTATGATGAAATTTTGGCTCTCTTCTAGGCCTTTGCTTAATTACTCAACTTCTAACAGGACTATTTCTAGCTATACACTACACCTCAGACATCGAGACAGCCTTCTCATCCGTAGTCCACATCTGCCGTGATGTAAATTACGGCTGACTTATTCGGAATATACATGCTAACGGTGCCTCTTTCTTTTTTATTTGTCTCTATATACATATTGCCCGAGGTCTCTATTATGGCTCTTATCTTTTTGTAGAAACATGAAACATCGGGGTTGTCCTTTTCCTTTTAGTAATAATAACCTCTTTCGTAGGTTACGTCCTTCCCTGAGGACAAATATCATTCTGGGGGGCTACCGTGATTACAAATTTAATATCTACTGTCCCTTACGTAGGTGATGCCTTAGTTCAATGAATCTGAGGGGGCTTCTCAGTAGATAATGCCACCTTGACTCGGTTTTTTGCATTCCATTTCTTATTCCCCTTTGTTGTTGCTGCTTTTACAATACTCCACCTGCTTTTTCTTCATGAAACAGGCTCAAATAATCCCACAGGGATCAATTCAAATGCAGACAAGATTCCATTCCACCCATATTTCACCTACAAAGACCTGCTCGGCTTTGCTGTAATGCTTCTGGGCTTAACCGCCCTCGCCCTCTTCGCACCTAATTTACTTGGAGATCCAGATAATTTCACCCCTGCTAACCCCATCGTTACCCCACCTCATGTTAAGCCTGAATGATATTTCTTGTTTGCCTACGCCATCCTACGCTCTATTCCTAATAAATTAGGTGGCGTACTTGCACTCCTATTCTCAATTCTAGTCCTTATAGTTGTGCCCTTCCTCCACACTTCAAAACAACGGGGCTTAACATTCCGCCCTCTTACCCAAATACTATTTTGAGTCCTCGTTGCAGATATACTAGTTCTTACATGAATTGGAGGAGTACCTGTAGAACACCCCTTCATTATCATCGGACAAGTGGCATCTGTACTATATTTCTCCCTATTCCTAGTTTTATTCCCCCTTGCAGGAATAACTGAAAATAAGGCCCTTGAATGAAACT